ATTTTGTTGTCACGGTCGTGGCGACACTGCGTGAACAGGAGCAAATTATATGGACGGTTCGTTTGAGGCATGGATACTCACGGTAGGCAACGAAATAATCAACGGCGTTATCACCGACACCAACCGGGAAGCCATTTCGCGGGAATTAAGGTCAGTGGGTATTACCGTAAAAGGAATGTCCTCAGTGGGAGACGACCCGGCACTCATCGCTGACGCCCTTGGCATGGCAATGGAACGGGCTCAAGTGACCGTTGTCTCTGGAGGCCTGGGGCCAACGGAAGATGACAAGACCTCGGCGTCGGTCGCAAGCTTCCTGGGGGTTCCGTTGCGGTCCGACCCGGAACAACTTGCGCGGATAGAGGAACGCTTCCGCCAGTGGAGCCGGCCTATGGCAGCCACAAACGCCAAACAGGCTCTGTTCCCTGAAGGGGCCATCCCGATTCCCAACGATTACGGGACCGCTCCCGGATTCCTGATCGAGAGACAAGGGCGGATAGCTCTGTTCTTTCCGGGCGTCCCGAGGGAATTGATAAGAATGCTGCGGGAACGAGGCATTCCGGCCATAGTGGAACGTTTCGGCGTCTCGAAACAGGTCTTCAAGACGAAAACGCTTAATGTCTATGGCCTGTCTGAATCCAAACTGGGAGAGATCCTGTCAGACGTGGCTCGTGACGAGGACAACTATCACCTCGCTTTTCTACCAAGATTTCCCATAATTAGACTTCGCATGGATGCTAGTGCAGGAACGGCTGAGGAGGCTGAGCGAATTCTGGTCTTAAAGCAGACGGTACTGAACGAAAGGCTGATAGAGAATATAATCTCCGATGCCGGCCGGTCCATGGAAGAGGTCGTGCTTGAACTCCTCGAGAGCAAGGGTCTCACCTTGGCCCTGGCTGAATCTATAACCGGCGGCATGATCGGGGAAATGATCACCAGAGTGTCAGGTAGTTCGCGGACCTTCATGGGATCAACTGTAAGTTATTCCAATGAATTGAAAGTTGATGTGCTGGGCGTGTCCGAACAGACAATCCGGACTTACGGGGCCGTGTCCCACCGCTGTGCACGCGAGATGGCTGAAGGGGCCAGGAAAGTCGCCAAGGCGGATGTAGGCCTTTCTGTTACGGGCGTTGCGGGTCCGGATGGCGGAACACCGGAAAAGCCGGTCGGCACCCTTTTCCTCGGCCTGTCAACGCCGGACCTTACGACCAGTAGAGGCTTCCTTCTGCCGGGAGCGCGAGAATGGGTCCGCACCCTGGCCGCAATGCAGGCGCTCGATCTCTTGAGGAGACACTTACTGGGTTATCGTGTTTACGGAACAGAGGAAGAGTAGGATAATCGGTAACAAATGACAAATACATCACAGAAAAATGACGGGGAGCGTCGCCAGGATTCTTTGATTTCCGCACAAGAGAATCGCGAAATGTTCGATCACATATCCGGTTATTACGACGGGACGAACCGGATTCTTTCTTTTGGACTTGATGAACACTGGCGCCGCCGCGCTGTGTCACGACTCGCTCCGGGTCCCGGCCGCACGTATCTGGATATCGGGTGCGGCACAGGGGACATTGCTCTGGAAATTCTGAAGCAGTGCCCGGAGAGCAAAGTCATAGGCATTGATCAATCGGACGGCATGCTCGGCGTGGGGCGAACAAAAATTCGCGGAGCCGGATTGGAGAACGCTATTTCGCTGGTCCTGGCGGATGTCCTTGACCTGCGTTACGAGGATAATTCCTTCGATGGAGCTATCACTTCATTCTGTATAAGAAATGTCACCGACAGGCGTCGCGCGTTAAATGAAATCCACAGAGTCGTTCGCCCCGGCGGCCTGCTTGTGATCCTGGAACTCACCGAACCTCAGGGACTGTTCATGAAACCTATGTTCAAGCTTTACGCAAAGGTTGTGATGCCCCTGGTGACAAAGCTGCTATCCTCTGTATCTGCTTATCGTTATCTCGCCGACTCAATGGCGGACTTTCCGAGCCCTCAGTCGGTTTTGGATATCATGAAAGAAACCGGCTTTGAGGACCTCAAGCACGGCCACATGACTGGCGGGATCGTGACACTTTTTGCGGGGCAGGTGAAGAGTTGAGGATCGAAGTCGTAACATCTGCCTTCAAGAAGCTGAAAGATTCAGGTCGCAGTGCTGGTGGACTCCGGTGACGCGTTTGTTCGCTTCCTCAACCATCCCATGATGAACATTGTCCCTGCGTAAAAAGAGCCAATGCAACCGAGGATTTTTGCCAGCAGGTCGGCTATCCGGTTGGTAGCCGACATCATCCCATCCTGATCGTTCCCTTCCTTCGCGGGGGCTCCGGGTTTGGTCTTTAGAACATCGAGCATCGTGTTTACAAGGGCCAATTGGTCGTTCAAACCCTTGTTCTTTTCCTCAGTGACCGCAAGCTGACGTTTCAGGTTTTCGATTTCCCTCTTGAGTTTTTCCTCTGCCCCGGAGTCACCACCGCCCATGAGGGCTTTGGCTTCGGTCCGGTCAAGCTTATCCCTCAGCCCAGCCTGTTCTCGCTGTGCTTCTGTAACAGCCGAAAGGAATTGCTCCGGATTCAACGCGGCCTTCACTGCTGTCAACAGAGGAATAGTAAAATACACGCCCAACAGTGCCGCGACTACCAACAAAGCTGCCTGTCGAAGAAGATGCCTCCGTTCACTCGTATGGGTCTGTTCGGAGTTCATATTCCAGTCCTTTGTGAGAGACAGAAAACATTTACTCGAATTCGGTAGAAGCATCCTGCTGTTAGCACGATGCGAACCGGTGTATGCAATGTCAAGAGGGCTCCCCGGCCAATATAAACCCGGCCCAAAAGAATGGATGATCGAAGCCGCGGGCGCGAAGTTCGGCCCTAGCTGCCGCAAGCGCATCGGATTTGGTCTTTCCCTCCTTCAAGTTGCGGAAGAAATTCTTCATGAGGCTGACCGAGGCCGCCTCGGAGACCGACCACAGGCTCATCAAGACACTGCGTGCACCGGCATACTGGAAGGCCCTTCCCATCCCCATAGTGCCTTCCCCGGCGGTTCGTTTTCCGAGGCCCGTCTGACATGCCGTGAGCACCACGATGTCGGCCGTCATGTTCAGTCCCATCACTTCAGTCATTCGCAAATATCCATCCGTTCCGGGAGGAACCAAGGTGAGCACCAGGACGGGTTCCATGATGCCGGGCAGGTCCTTGCCGAAGTACCCGTGGGTTGCGAATACTACTTTGTCGTATCCGTCCAGCTTAGGGCCAATCTTCTCCAGGAAGATCGTCTTGCTTGCGTCGTAGCCCGTGTAGACCCGGGTATCCTGCTTGTACATCGCAGCTAAATCTTCGACCAGCTCTTTGGTCCGAGTTAATCGAGTGAAACGCAAGCCACCCGCCTGTGCATTCTCCTCACCGGCCATGAGGCGTCTGTACAAGGACTCCAGAACTCCGTGGGCAGATTCCTTCTTTGCATGACCGGCCGCCCTCTCGTCCTTCTCTTGAAAGACCGGGTCGGCTAGGGCAAGGAGGCCCTCACGTGGTGCAGTGGTCTTCGAGGAGGCCCTGCTAAGGGTGAGAGCGGTAATGGATTGGTAATAGGAAACGATGTTACTGTCACCGAAGAACTCGGCCCCTGATACATACGGCAGGTCCTTGTCGGTCCTCACAACACCCGTATCGTTCAACATGAGCGCCTCAAAGGGTAGCATCCCCAGGGAATCGTCAGGCACTATAATGACCGGGGAGCGTGGAGGCAGAAGCTCCAGCACGTCCCTCAAAAGTAGGTCGGAGAGACTTTTCCCCGCGCCAAAATCAAAGGATTGGAGCTTGTCGTCAAAATTGCCCCGTCCGGGAATGATTTCGAGAGGCTTTCTGAACGCGAGGACGAGGTCGTCCAGATCTTTTCGTGGAATAGGCTTGAAAAGCGCTTTTACCAGATCTTTTCCTTTGGTCGCATATACTATTACGCCGGAGTGGGTTACGTGATACGCAAGCACCCACTCCTCGTCTCTTAGACCGGTCTCATCCAGGGCCATGGGTTGAGGATATTTCGCTGCGGCAAAAAGTGGGTAGTCTTTCCGAAGCATGGCAACATGCTCTGCTAATCTGTCCTTCAGGTTGCTCACTTCCTGCTCCAGGGGGGAGATAGCCGACTTTTCTTGCTTCTCGTAGGCGCCTTGGAGCCTCTTGGCGACCGCGGCTAATTGCTCGTTGAGCAACGAATCTTTTTCCATCACTTCTTTTGGAAGATCGGAGCCTGAATTTCGGCCTCTCTTCGATAATGCTTCGGCAAAGACGCGGGCCTTGGTGTATTCGGACGTTTTCAAGGCTTCAACAGGTCGGTTCATTTTAATCAACACTCTGGCAAGACCATCGTATGGCGTGGTTCTCCAAAACCCCCAGACCCGGACATTGTAGAATTCCGCCCGTTCGGCCTGACTCAAGGCCGTACGCATCTCTTCAATGTGTTGAATAGCCTTCTGAAAATGCTCCGCCGCTCCAGGGTTGTCGCCTATCCCTTCCAATGCCAGGCCCAGACCGGTGTACGAGGCGAACAGGTTGTCGGCATTCCTGTTGTCCTCGGAAGTCAGGCGAACAGTTTCGTAACATTCCCCTGCCCTCTTGTAATCCGACTTTGTGAGATACAGTCTCCCCAGCCCTTGGTTGTAACCTGCCTCGCGCAGAAAGGTCTCGGCCTTCTCCAAATCGCCCATATCGAGGTACAGATCGCCGATCAGGTATTTTTGCCAATGCGTGGGGACACCTATTCTTTCATAGATTTGAAGTGATTCGTTCAGAGTCTCCAGTGCCTTGTCATGCCGTCCACGGTCCGCGTAAACAACACCCAAGTTGCTGAGGGCCAGTCCTTCACCGCTAGGGTCCTTGATTTCTTTCCTGATGGCGAGGGACTTTTCGTAATACTCCACAGCCTTGTCGTACTGACCCCAGTTTTTGAAGACATTGGCCAAATTATTAAGGCTTATTCCCTCGCCCCCTGGGTCTTTAAGGTCTATGGCTATAGCTAGCGACCGTTCGTAATACTCCACGGCCTTGTCGTACTGGCCCCACAAATAATAGACAACACCCAGGTTGCTCAGCGTGTTCGCCTCACTTTTACGATCCTTAAGATTCGTCTGGATGCCATGAGCTTGCCGGTAATATTCTACAGCTTTTCCGTACCAGCCCCGGCTCTTGTGGACATTGCCCAAGTTACTCAGGGCGATTCCCTCACCTTTGGGGTCTTTCAAGGCCCTGCTGATGGCCAAGACCTTCTCGTAACAGTCCGCGGTCTTGTCATCTTGACCCCGGTAGCTGTAGACAATGCCCAGGTTGTTCAGGGCATTTCTCTCGCCCTGGGGATCATTGATCTCTCTGTTAATTGTCAGTGAGTTTCCGTAATACTCGACAGCCTTGTCGTATTCGCCTCTGTCCGAATAGACATTGCCCAGGTTGTTGAGAGCGTTGCCCTCGGCGCTCGGGTCCTTCATCCTCCTGCTGATGCGCAGAGATTTCTCGAAAGACTCCACGGCCTTGTCGTATTCGCGCCAATCCTTGTAAACGTTGCCCAGGTTTGTGAGAGTCAATCCCTCGCCTCTGATGTCTTCGAGTTTCCGGCTCAGAGACAAGGATTGTTGAAAGTAGTCCACAGCCTTGTCATATTGGCCCCAGTCCTTGTAGATTAGTCCCAAGTTGTTGAGGGCATTGCTCTCGGCATTTAGGTCCTTGATCTCCCGGCTGATGCTAAGCGATCTCTGATAACACTCGACAGCCTTGTCGTACTCGCCCCAATCCCGGTAGATTAAACCCAAGTTGTTAAGGGTTGTCGCCTCACCACTGATGTCTTTGAGTTCTCGCTTAATAGCCAGAGCCTGTTCGTAATATTCCACGGCCTTGTCGTATCGACGCCAGGCAGCATAGATCAAACCCAGATTATTGAGGGTACGAGCTTCACCCTCGACGTTTCTTAACTCTTTGGCTGTGGCAAGGGCCTGCTCGCAGTACTCAACGGCCTGATCGTATTTGCTCCAGTTCTTGTGAATAATGCACAGGTTGTTGCTTGCAGCGCCGATCCCTTCCGGGAAGGCCGCCTTCCGGAAGATCTGAAGCGCTCTCTGATATTTATCCACGGCCTGCTCAAGGTCCCCTTGATCTTTGGCAACTTCCTCCAATGTGAGCCCTTCGTTGAAAAGGCGAATCCCCTGTTCCTTGTCATTGCCGGATCCTTGGCCAGGCGCAAACACCAGAACCAACGCCAGCACCGTCGCAACTGAGGCCACTGTTGTCATAGACAGTCTCCTCCTTCATTCTCCTGATGCACTTGGAGGAGTAAGGATTCAAA
The sequence above is drawn from the Desulfomonile tiedjei genome and encodes:
- a CDS encoding competence/damage-inducible protein A; this encodes MDGSFEAWILTVGNEIINGVITDTNREAISRELRSVGITVKGMSSVGDDPALIADALGMAMERAQVTVVSGGLGPTEDDKTSASVASFLGVPLRSDPEQLARIEERFRQWSRPMAATNAKQALFPEGAIPIPNDYGTAPGFLIERQGRIALFFPGVPRELIRMLRERGIPAIVERFGVSKQVFKTKTLNVYGLSESKLGEILSDVARDEDNYHLAFLPRFPIIRLRMDASAGTAEEAERILVLKQTVLNERLIENIISDAGRSMEEVVLELLESKGLTLALAESITGGMIGEMITRVSGSSRTFMGSTVSYSNELKVDVLGVSEQTIRTYGAVSHRCAREMAEGARKVAKADVGLSVTGVAGPDGGTPEKPVGTLFLGLSTPDLTTSRGFLLPGAREWVRTLAAMQALDLLRRHLLGYRVYGTEEE
- a CDS encoding tetratricopeptide repeat protein, coding for MTTVASVATVLALVLVFAPGQGSGNDKEQGIRLFNEGLTLEEVAKDQGDLEQAVDKYQRALQIFRKAAFPEGIGAASNNLCIIHKNWSKYDQAVEYCEQALATAKELRNVEGEARTLNNLGLIYAAWRRYDKAVEYYEQALAIKRELKDISGEATTLNNLGLIYRDWGEYDKAVECYQRSLSISREIKDLNAESNALNNLGLIYKDWGQYDKAVDYFQQSLSLSRKLEDIRGEGLTLTNLGNVYKDWREYDKAVESFEKSLRISRRMKDPSAEGNALNNLGNVYSDRGEYDKAVEYYGNSLTINREINDPQGERNALNNLGIVYSYRGQDDKTADCYEKVLAISRALKDPKGEGIALSNLGNVHKSRGWYGKAVEYYRQAHGIQTNLKDRKSEANTLSNLGVVYYLWGQYDKAVEYYERSLAIAIDLKDPGGEGISLNNLANVFKNWGQYDKAVEYYEKSLAIRKEIKDPSGEGLALSNLGVVYADRGRHDKALETLNESLQIYERIGVPTHWQKYLIGDLYLDMGDLEKAETFLREAGYNQGLGRLYLTKSDYKRAGECYETVRLTSEDNRNADNLFASYTGLGLALEGIGDNPGAAEHFQKAIQHIEEMRTALSQAERAEFYNVRVWGFWRTTPYDGLARVLIKMNRPVEALKTSEYTKARVFAEALSKRGRNSGSDLPKEVMEKDSLLNEQLAAVAKRLQGAYEKQEKSAISPLEQEVSNLKDRLAEHVAMLRKDYPLFAAAKYPQPMALDETGLRDEEWVLAYHVTHSGVIVYATKGKDLVKALFKPIPRKDLDDLVLAFRKPLEIIPGRGNFDDKLQSFDFGAGKSLSDLLLRDVLELLPPRSPVIIVPDDSLGMLPFEALMLNDTGVVRTDKDLPYVSGAEFFGDSNIVSYYQSITALTLSRASSKTTAPREGLLALADPVFQEKDERAAGHAKKESAHGVLESLYRRLMAGEENAQAGGLRFTRLTRTKELVEDLAAMYKQDTRVYTGYDASKTIFLEKIGPKLDGYDKVVFATHGYFGKDLPGIMEPVLVLTLVPPGTDGYLRMTEVMGLNMTADIVVLTACQTGLGKRTAGEGTMGMGRAFQYAGARSVLMSLWSVSEAASVSLMKNFFRNLKEGKTKSDALAAARAELRARGFDHPFFWAGFILAGEPS
- the ubiE gene encoding bifunctional demethylmenaquinone methyltransferase/2-methoxy-6-polyprenyl-1,4-benzoquinol methylase UbiE — its product is MFDHISGYYDGTNRILSFGLDEHWRRRAVSRLAPGPGRTYLDIGCGTGDIALEILKQCPESKVIGIDQSDGMLGVGRTKIRGAGLENAISLVLADVLDLRYEDNSFDGAITSFCIRNVTDRRRALNEIHRVVRPGGLLVILELTEPQGLFMKPMFKLYAKVVMPLVTKLLSSVSAYRYLADSMADFPSPQSVLDIMKETGFEDLKHGHMTGGIVTLFAGQVKS